In Rhodococcus sp. OK302, one genomic interval encodes:
- a CDS encoding IclR family transcriptional regulator, with translation MTMTLQSVDTLESDSAPTAVLDRVSVVLDAFEGPGRLTLAQIVRRTGLPRSSAHRLLERLVSMRWLRREGRDYELGMRLVELGSLAVHQDRLHSAAMPLLHELYRVTGFVVHLGILDGPDVVYLEKIGGRLGAAVPTRVGERRPAALTALGQALLAFESSHPAPQSHRARIRDAGVAFESGSGLAGFSCLAVPIGPVGRAVAAVSICGPSKALRNDHISAAPVRMAAAAIWRAIDGGALTVTPTLQRRQMLRNLPTAAGA, from the coding sequence ATGACGATGACACTGCAGTCCGTGGACACGCTGGAGAGCGACTCTGCACCAACGGCCGTTCTCGATCGCGTCTCGGTCGTCCTCGACGCCTTCGAGGGACCCGGCCGGTTGACCCTCGCCCAGATTGTTCGACGCACCGGACTACCTCGATCTTCCGCGCATCGCCTACTGGAGCGTCTTGTGTCGATGCGCTGGCTGCGACGCGAGGGCCGCGACTACGAACTCGGGATGCGCTTGGTCGAACTGGGATCACTCGCCGTTCACCAGGATCGTCTGCACAGCGCCGCCATGCCCCTCCTCCACGAGCTGTATCGCGTCACAGGATTTGTAGTTCATCTCGGCATCCTCGACGGGCCTGATGTGGTGTACCTCGAGAAGATCGGTGGACGACTCGGTGCCGCAGTCCCGACCCGCGTCGGCGAACGTCGTCCCGCAGCTCTGACCGCACTCGGGCAGGCACTGCTTGCATTCGAGTCCTCGCATCCCGCACCCCAGAGCCACCGCGCCCGGATCCGGGATGCCGGCGTCGCCTTCGAAAGCGGAAGCGGGCTTGCCGGATTCAGCTGTTTGGCAGTGCCGATCGGGCCCGTCGGCCGCGCCGTCGCAGCTGTCTCGATCTGCGGCCCGTCGAAGGCTCTTCGCAATGATCACATCAGCGCCGCTCCGGTCCGCATGGCTGCCGCTGCCATCTGGCGTGCAATCGACGGCGGAGCCCTCACTGTCACACCGACTTTGCAGCGTCGTCAGATGCTGCGCAACCTGCCCACGGCAGCCGGAGCGTGA
- the bphC gene encoding biphenyl-2,3-diol 1,2-dioxygenase yields MTHTDIKGLGYVKISTNDMARWRTFAFDVLGFAKGSGPDENALYLRLDERAARIVIVEGERDEIVSIGWEVADHAALRRVQAALEKFGTAVEQLSLAEADARRVEEVVTFTDPGGATIEIFHGAVLDHSPVVTPFGARFVTGAQGLGHVVLPVMDSAASFDFYTEVLGFYPRGAFRIPAPPEYGPMRVRFMGVNERHHSLALCPAPHGGAPGLVHIMVEVDTLDAVGQALDRVVKDGFSVSSTLGRHTNDKMVSFYVRAPGGWDIEFGTDGMTVDQDSYSAEEITADSYWGHDWSGSEPLAAM; encoded by the coding sequence ATGACACACACCGATATCAAGGGACTTGGCTACGTCAAGATCTCGACCAATGACATGGCACGCTGGCGCACTTTCGCTTTCGACGTCCTGGGCTTCGCCAAGGGCAGTGGACCGGACGAGAACGCACTGTACTTGCGCCTCGACGAGCGCGCTGCCCGCATCGTCATCGTCGAGGGTGAGCGCGACGAGATCGTCAGCATCGGCTGGGAGGTCGCCGACCACGCGGCGCTGCGACGCGTACAGGCTGCTCTGGAGAAGTTCGGCACTGCCGTCGAACAGCTTTCCCTCGCAGAAGCCGATGCACGACGAGTCGAAGAGGTAGTCACCTTCACCGATCCCGGCGGCGCCACCATCGAGATCTTCCACGGTGCAGTTCTCGACCACAGCCCCGTCGTGACACCGTTCGGTGCTCGATTTGTCACCGGCGCACAGGGTCTCGGCCATGTGGTGCTTCCGGTCATGGACAGCGCCGCAAGCTTCGACTTCTACACCGAGGTTCTCGGCTTCTATCCGCGCGGCGCCTTCCGCATTCCCGCGCCGCCGGAATACGGTCCGATGCGTGTTCGTTTCATGGGCGTCAACGAGCGTCACCACAGTTTGGCGCTGTGCCCCGCCCCGCACGGCGGCGCACCGGGTCTGGTTCACATCATGGTCGAGGTCGATACCCTCGATGCCGTCGGCCAGGCCCTGGACCGAGTAGTCAAGGACGGTTTCTCGGTGTCCTCCACTCTGGGCCGACACACCAACGACAAGATGGTCTCGTTCTACGTCCGCGCTCCCGGCGGCTGGGACATCGAGTTCGGCACCGACGGTATGACGGTCGATCAGGATTCGTACTCCGCCGAGGAGATCACGGCAGACAGCTACTGGGGCCATGACTGGTCGGGCAGCGAACCGCTAGCTGCCATGTAG
- a CDS encoding acyl-CoA dehydrogenase family protein: MTYEVLEQVNLMADDLFAEGVEAEKLGRLADDTAKKMKAAGSIRMLQPKEYGGMEAHPREFAETVMRTASLNPSAGWVHGIVGVHPWQLAFADPKVQQEIWGSDPDTWMASPYMPGGLCIPTDGGYKFSGRWQFSSGTDHCDWAFLGAMAADKDGNMEMPPRMLHVIIPRTDYQIIEDSWDVMGLRGTGSKDLVVKDAYVPDYRVMDCDEVIDGTAVRKYGRTETLYLMPWSNMFPLGITAATIGICEGMLFHANEYQADRINAQGTAIKDDPYTLFAIGQATADIRAARDTLLANVDRMWDRVDAGKEVTFEQRAEGRQTQVQAAWRAINAIDQVYPRCGGNALRMDKPLQRFWRDAHAGQHHAIHVPGTVFHAASLSRLGADPQGPLRAMI; encoded by the coding sequence ATGACGTACGAAGTACTCGAACAGGTCAACTTGATGGCCGACGACCTCTTCGCGGAGGGCGTCGAAGCCGAGAAGCTGGGCCGCTTGGCGGACGACACTGCCAAGAAGATGAAGGCAGCCGGATCCATCCGGATGCTGCAGCCCAAGGAATACGGCGGAATGGAAGCGCATCCGCGTGAGTTCGCCGAAACGGTGATGCGGACGGCATCACTGAATCCGTCGGCAGGATGGGTCCACGGAATCGTCGGAGTTCACCCGTGGCAGTTGGCATTTGCCGATCCGAAGGTGCAGCAGGAAATCTGGGGATCCGACCCGGATACCTGGATGGCGTCGCCCTACATGCCCGGCGGATTGTGCATCCCCACCGATGGTGGCTACAAGTTCTCCGGCCGCTGGCAGTTCTCGTCCGGCACCGATCACTGTGATTGGGCATTCCTGGGCGCCATGGCCGCCGACAAGGACGGCAACATGGAGATGCCGCCCCGCATGCTGCACGTGATCATTCCGCGCACCGACTACCAGATCATCGAAGACTCGTGGGATGTCATGGGTCTGCGCGGCACGGGCTCGAAAGACCTTGTGGTCAAGGATGCTTACGTCCCCGACTACCGCGTGATGGATTGTGACGAGGTCATCGACGGTACGGCCGTCCGCAAGTACGGACGCACCGAAACGCTGTACCTGATGCCGTGGTCGAACATGTTCCCCCTCGGCATCACCGCCGCGACCATCGGCATCTGCGAGGGAATGCTGTTCCACGCCAACGAATATCAGGCTGATCGCATCAATGCCCAGGGCACCGCAATCAAGGATGACCCGTACACGCTGTTCGCCATCGGCCAGGCCACTGCCGATATCCGCGCTGCGCGAGACACCTTGCTGGCCAACGTGGACCGCATGTGGGATCGCGTGGACGCCGGCAAGGAAGTGACGTTCGAGCAGCGCGCCGAAGGACGCCAGACTCAGGTTCAGGCCGCCTGGCGCGCCATCAATGCCATCGATCAGGTCTACCCCCGTTGCGGCGGAAACGCGCTGCGCATGGACAAGCCACTGCAGCGCTTCTGGCGCGACGCCCATGCCGGCCAGCACCACGCAATTCACGTCCCCGGCACCGTATTTCACGCTGCCTCACTGAGCCGCCTCGGCGCCGACCCGCAGGGTCCGCTGCGGGCCATGATCTGA
- a CDS encoding Rieske 2Fe-2S domain-containing protein yields MSLGTDSPTTADEEIREIEAAAAPERFARGWHCLGLSRTYRDGKPHQIDIFGTSLVVFADSKGDIKILDAYCRHMGGNLAQGTVKGNSIACPFHDWRWGGNGKCTDIPYARRVPPLAKTRAWTTLEKNGQLFVWNDPQGNPPPAEVTIPDIEGFGDGEWSDWSWNTLSIEGSHCREIVDNVVDMAHFFYVHFSFPRYFKNIFEGHIASQYMESVGREDVQDMGTSYADPNAVLRSDASYFGPSYMIDWIKQEVDGGVVETVLINCHYPISNNAFVLQYGAMVKKMPGMSDEEAADMAAQFTDGIEGGFLQDVEIWKNKAPIDNPLLSEEDGPVYQMRRWYSQFYTDIEDVTDDMTKRFEFEIDTTRAVANWRKQVEENVAAREALALESNS; encoded by the coding sequence ATGTCACTCGGCACGGACTCACCCACGACAGCGGACGAAGAAATTCGAGAAATCGAAGCGGCCGCCGCCCCAGAACGATTCGCGCGGGGGTGGCATTGCCTCGGGCTCAGTAGGACGTACCGCGACGGTAAGCCGCATCAGATCGACATTTTCGGCACCAGCTTGGTCGTGTTCGCCGATTCGAAGGGCGATATCAAGATCCTCGACGCCTATTGCCGCCATATGGGTGGCAATCTCGCGCAGGGCACGGTCAAGGGCAATTCGATTGCGTGTCCGTTCCACGACTGGCGTTGGGGCGGCAACGGAAAGTGCACGGACATTCCGTACGCACGACGTGTTCCGCCACTGGCGAAGACCCGCGCCTGGACGACGCTCGAGAAGAACGGCCAGTTGTTCGTCTGGAACGATCCGCAGGGAAATCCCCCACCCGCTGAGGTCACGATCCCCGATATCGAGGGTTTCGGGGATGGCGAATGGTCCGACTGGAGTTGGAACACCCTCTCCATCGAGGGATCGCATTGCCGCGAGATCGTCGACAACGTGGTGGACATGGCCCACTTCTTCTACGTCCACTTCTCCTTCCCGAGATACTTCAAGAACATCTTCGAAGGCCACATCGCCAGCCAGTACATGGAATCGGTGGGACGCGAGGACGTCCAGGACATGGGTACCAGCTACGCCGATCCCAATGCTGTACTTCGTTCGGACGCCTCCTATTTCGGTCCGTCGTACATGATCGACTGGATCAAGCAGGAAGTCGACGGAGGGGTCGTGGAGACGGTCTTGATCAACTGCCACTACCCGATCTCGAACAATGCGTTTGTGCTGCAGTACGGCGCGATGGTCAAGAAGATGCCAGGCATGAGCGACGAGGAAGCCGCCGACATGGCTGCGCAGTTCACCGACGGAATCGAAGGCGGATTCCTTCAGGACGTGGAGATCTGGAAGAACAAGGCCCCCATCGACAATCCGCTGCTCTCCGAGGAGGACGGCCCCGTTTATCAGATGCGTCGCTGGTACAGCCAGTTCTACACCGACATCGAAGACGTCACCGACGACATGACGAAGCGTTTCGAGTTCGAGATCGACACCACCCGGGCAGTTGCGAATTGGCGGAAGCAGGTCGAGGAGAACGTCGCGGCACGCGAAGCTCTGGCGCTCGAGTCGAATTCCTGA
- a CDS encoding alpha-hydroxy acid oxidase: MSAIKFSMSSQSSPITVADYRERARRALPGMIWAYVDGGAEDHVTMRANVDDFDKWSLRSRVLTGNDGRGLAIKVGNTALDLPVFLSPTGMTGLVHWTGERAAARAAERVGTRAVISTASSYTVEEIADATSEDHFFQLYPWTNAGTGESLAKKFVDRAAAAGYSALFVTVDVPVPGNREGERKRGMGIPPTLSPSRMLDAARKPQWAYNFLKHQRISSRMLVDERGAAAAVRSAKKQVSLLRPELCWSDLEKIRDLWDGPMYVKGILDPDDAATAVRLGADGIVVSNHGGRQLDGALSSIEALPAVVDRVGGANGVPVYLDGGIRRGSDVVKALALGASAVGIGRPYVYGLAAGGEDGVAHVLEIFREEISRTLTLMGLSGIAELDRSHVLRRT, translated from the coding sequence ATGTCTGCGATCAAGTTCAGCATGTCCTCACAGTCGTCACCGATCACCGTCGCCGACTACCGAGAACGTGCGCGTCGTGCGCTTCCCGGAATGATCTGGGCATACGTCGACGGCGGCGCCGAAGACCACGTGACGATGCGAGCCAACGTCGACGATTTCGACAAGTGGTCACTTCGTTCACGGGTACTGACGGGAAATGACGGCCGGGGGCTCGCTATCAAGGTCGGGAACACGGCGCTGGACCTACCAGTCTTCCTGTCCCCCACCGGAATGACCGGTCTCGTCCATTGGACCGGGGAGCGCGCTGCAGCTCGGGCAGCGGAACGTGTGGGCACTCGCGCAGTGATCTCCACCGCGTCGAGTTACACCGTCGAGGAGATCGCGGACGCCACATCCGAAGACCATTTCTTCCAGCTCTACCCGTGGACCAATGCCGGCACCGGAGAATCGTTGGCCAAGAAGTTCGTCGACCGCGCCGCCGCAGCCGGGTACAGCGCACTGTTTGTCACCGTGGACGTACCCGTACCCGGGAATCGGGAAGGGGAACGTAAGCGCGGCATGGGAATTCCGCCCACACTCTCACCGTCGCGAATGCTCGATGCGGCCCGCAAACCGCAGTGGGCCTACAACTTCCTGAAGCACCAGCGGATCTCGTCTCGCATGCTCGTCGACGAACGGGGCGCAGCCGCCGCAGTGCGGTCGGCGAAAAAACAGGTGAGCCTTCTCCGTCCGGAACTCTGCTGGAGTGATCTAGAGAAAATCCGCGACCTCTGGGACGGTCCGATGTACGTCAAAGGCATTCTCGATCCCGACGACGCCGCAACGGCGGTTCGATTGGGCGCCGACGGCATCGTGGTGTCGAATCACGGTGGGCGACAACTTGACGGCGCGCTGTCGAGCATCGAAGCGCTGCCGGCGGTGGTCGATCGGGTGGGCGGCGCCAACGGAGTTCCGGTATACCTCGACGGCGGAATTCGACGTGGCAGCGACGTAGTGAAAGCGCTTGCCCTGGGAGCGAGCGCCGTCGGCATCGGCCGCCCGTACGTCTACGGATTGGCAGCCGGCGGCGAAGACGGTGTCGCGCATGTTCTCGAGATCTTCCGGGAGGAGATCTCCCGGACTTTGACCCTCATGGGGCTGAGTGGCATCGCCGAACTCGACCGCTCACATGTTCTCCGACGCACCTGA
- a CDS encoding arylsulfatase, whose translation MTSKSPNVLIVLVDDMGFGASSPFGGPIDMPTAQRLADNGLKYNRFHTTALCSPTRASLLTGRNPHAVGFGTVTNFESTDPGYNCVRPDSAATLAMTLRANGYNTAAFGKWHQTPGVETGPAGPFDRWPTGEGFEHFYGFLGGSTDQYYPALYDGITPVDAPGTPDDGYHLSEDLADRLVDWVRHQQAVAPEKPFFTYLALGATHSPLQVPQQWRDKYAGKFAHGWNRQRDITLARQHELGVVPTDGEMTAWLDFIPEWDSMSEEDRLAAELLMELYAGFAEHTDAQVGRVIDALGDMGALDDTLVFYILGDNGAAGEGGMLGTANEGILFNGLQDTSARIIEKRAELGGPTTAPQYPIGWALAMDTPYQWVKQVASHYGGTRNPLIVHWPSGIESGGEIREQWHFVSDIVPTVLDAAGIPEPEIVGGVTQQPMDGVSMRYSFDDAAEPDRRTTQYFEIFGNRGIYHEGWVACTAHRVPMQPATGDRPFEDDMWELYDTNTDWTEAADLARSRPEKLAELQAEFEREATRNQVLLDNTRMKRLRKGVDAKVRSSVTYPGTMPPLLPDASPKLFNRSHAITADVDLTESGRTGVVVAQGARADGGWSLYLHDGCLTYCNNVSDLYVQHVRSSRVIEPGTRELRMELHYDGDELGMGARIVLLVDGDVVGSDRIERTTPFYIGGTGLLTIGRCHGISISSDYTDADRFVGTVRSVRVDLDDVPARETEADLARVAFAVQ comes from the coding sequence ATGACGAGTAAATCCCCCAACGTGCTGATCGTATTGGTTGACGACATGGGGTTCGGAGCCAGTTCTCCGTTCGGAGGTCCGATCGACATGCCCACGGCGCAGCGGCTGGCCGATAATGGGTTGAAGTACAACAGATTTCACACAACAGCACTGTGTTCGCCGACCCGGGCCTCATTGCTGACAGGTCGCAATCCTCACGCTGTGGGATTTGGTACGGTCACCAACTTCGAGAGCACCGATCCGGGCTACAACTGCGTGCGTCCCGACAGCGCCGCAACACTTGCGATGACGCTGCGCGCGAATGGTTACAACACAGCCGCTTTCGGCAAATGGCACCAGACACCTGGCGTCGAGACCGGGCCGGCGGGGCCGTTCGATCGCTGGCCGACGGGCGAAGGATTCGAGCACTTCTACGGATTTCTCGGCGGTTCGACGGATCAGTACTATCCGGCCCTCTACGACGGCATCACGCCCGTCGATGCTCCCGGTACGCCTGACGACGGTTATCACCTCTCCGAAGACTTGGCAGATCGCCTCGTCGACTGGGTGCGGCACCAACAGGCTGTGGCGCCGGAGAAGCCGTTCTTCACGTATCTTGCTCTCGGAGCTACTCATTCACCGCTCCAAGTTCCTCAGCAGTGGCGTGACAAATATGCCGGGAAGTTCGCGCACGGCTGGAATCGTCAGCGCGACATCACCTTGGCGCGTCAGCACGAACTGGGCGTCGTCCCGACAGACGGGGAGATGACAGCCTGGCTCGACTTCATCCCGGAATGGGACTCGATGAGTGAAGAAGATCGCCTCGCTGCCGAACTTCTCATGGAGTTGTACGCCGGTTTCGCCGAGCACACCGACGCTCAGGTCGGCCGGGTGATCGACGCTCTCGGGGACATGGGCGCACTCGACGACACCCTGGTGTTCTACATACTCGGCGACAACGGTGCCGCCGGTGAAGGCGGAATGCTCGGCACCGCCAACGAGGGAATCCTCTTCAACGGCCTTCAGGACACATCTGCGCGCATCATCGAAAAGCGTGCAGAATTGGGCGGACCGACTACCGCCCCGCAGTATCCGATCGGTTGGGCGCTCGCGATGGATACGCCGTATCAGTGGGTGAAGCAGGTCGCGTCGCACTACGGCGGTACCCGCAACCCGTTGATCGTCCACTGGCCGTCGGGAATCGAATCGGGCGGCGAGATCCGTGAACAGTGGCACTTCGTGTCCGACATCGTGCCAACTGTTCTGGATGCAGCCGGGATCCCCGAACCCGAGATCGTGGGCGGGGTGACGCAGCAGCCGATGGACGGCGTGTCGATGCGCTACAGCTTCGACGATGCCGCCGAACCGGACCGTCGGACCACACAGTACTTCGAGATATTCGGCAACCGCGGTATCTATCACGAAGGTTGGGTGGCGTGCACGGCTCACCGCGTCCCGATGCAGCCGGCGACCGGCGACCGGCCGTTCGAGGACGATATGTGGGAGCTGTACGACACGAACACGGACTGGACGGAAGCCGCCGATCTGGCTCGGTCGCGTCCGGAGAAGCTTGCCGAACTGCAGGCAGAGTTCGAGCGGGAAGCAACTCGCAATCAGGTGCTACTCGACAACACCCGGATGAAGAGGTTGCGAAAAGGCGTCGACGCCAAGGTGCGGAGCTCGGTCACCTATCCCGGGACGATGCCACCGCTACTGCCGGACGCGTCGCCAAAGTTGTTCAACCGTTCGCACGCGATCACGGCCGATGTCGACTTGACGGAGTCCGGGCGAACCGGCGTCGTCGTCGCGCAGGGTGCGCGTGCGGACGGCGGGTGGAGTCTGTACCTGCACGACGGTTGTCTGACCTATTGCAACAACGTTTCCGACCTGTACGTGCAGCATGTTCGCAGCAGTCGGGTGATCGAGCCAGGTACCCGTGAACTTCGAATGGAGCTGCATTACGACGGCGACGAGTTGGGAATGGGCGCGCGGATCGTGCTGCTGGTGGACGGCGATGTTGTCGGGTCGGATCGAATCGAACGAACGACGCCGTTCTACATCGGAGGCACCGGTCTACTGACGATCGGACGATGCCACGGCATCTCGATCAGTTCCGACTACACGGATGCGGATCGATTTGTCGGCACGGTGCGATCCGTACGCGTCGATCTCGACGATGTGCCGGCGCGGGAAACTGAGGCGGACCTCGCCCGCGTCGCATTCGCTGTGCAGTAG
- a CDS encoding AMP-binding protein, whose product MTDEYADLHRPVYGPDLLITALEMNHDKPALYIGDVVLTGGEMRDQISCFAQALASLGITQGTSTAMLSKNRPEVLISMGATMITGCRATALNPMGSLDDHTYIVDDAEIETLIFDSNNFEARAAELKASSPSITRFLSMGPSEVGIDILALAATFEPAPLKAAHVDAEGPSSMVYTGGTTGKPKGVMGTFRSGAALNQIQMSEWQWPEENRFLICTPLSHAGAAFFTPTLLRGGALIVLPAFEPGAVLEAIEKYKITATMLVPTMIYMLMDHPDLEKRDVSSLQTMFYGASAMSPARLQEGIKKFGQIFFQFYGQSECGMTISVLRKEEHLVDDPERLATCGRAVPWLDVRLLDDDLNEVPQGELGEICVRGPLVMKGYWKKPAETAEAFRGGWLHTGDIARKDKDGFMSIVDRKKDMIVTGGFNVFPREIEDVISAHPSVASVAVVGVPDEKWGEAVKACVVLRAGLTVETEELVERVKAAKGSVHAPKSIDFVDSLPLTPLGKLDKKALRAHYWEAQARAV is encoded by the coding sequence ATGACAGACGAGTACGCTGACCTGCACCGACCGGTCTACGGTCCGGACCTGCTTATCACTGCCCTGGAAATGAACCACGACAAGCCTGCGCTCTACATCGGCGATGTCGTGCTGACAGGCGGCGAGATGCGAGATCAGATCAGTTGCTTCGCGCAGGCGCTCGCATCGCTCGGAATCACCCAGGGCACCAGCACCGCGATGTTGTCCAAGAACCGCCCCGAGGTTCTCATCAGCATGGGTGCCACGATGATCACCGGTTGCCGAGCGACTGCCCTCAACCCGATGGGCTCGCTCGACGACCACACGTACATCGTCGACGACGCCGAGATCGAAACGCTCATCTTCGACTCCAACAATTTCGAGGCTCGGGCGGCCGAACTGAAGGCGTCGTCGCCTTCGATCACCCGATTCCTGTCGATGGGCCCGTCCGAAGTAGGCATCGATATTCTCGCTCTGGCAGCGACTTTCGAGCCCGCACCGCTCAAGGCTGCGCATGTCGACGCCGAAGGCCCCAGCAGCATGGTCTACACCGGCGGCACCACGGGCAAGCCCAAAGGCGTCATGGGAACGTTCCGTTCCGGCGCGGCGCTCAACCAGATCCAGATGTCGGAATGGCAGTGGCCTGAGGAAAATCGTTTCCTCATCTGCACCCCGCTTTCGCATGCCGGTGCAGCGTTCTTCACGCCCACCCTCCTGCGCGGCGGCGCACTGATCGTCCTCCCGGCCTTCGAGCCCGGTGCAGTTCTGGAAGCGATCGAGAAGTACAAGATCACCGCAACCATGTTGGTGCCCACCATGATCTACATGCTCATGGATCACCCGGATCTCGAAAAGCGTGACGTCTCCAGCCTGCAGACGATGTTCTACGGTGCATCTGCGATGTCGCCGGCGCGCTTGCAGGAAGGCATCAAGAAGTTCGGTCAGATCTTCTTCCAGTTCTACGGCCAGAGTGAGTGCGGCATGACCATCTCGGTGCTGCGCAAGGAAGAGCACCTCGTCGACGATCCGGAGCGCCTCGCCACCTGTGGCCGTGCGGTGCCGTGGCTCGACGTGCGACTCCTCGACGACGACCTCAACGAGGTGCCGCAGGGTGAACTCGGTGAGATCTGCGTTCGTGGTCCCCTCGTCATGAAGGGGTACTGGAAGAAGCCCGCCGAGACAGCCGAAGCCTTCCGTGGCGGTTGGTTGCACACGGGCGATATTGCGCGGAAGGACAAGGACGGCTTCATGTCCATCGTCGACCGCAAGAAGGACATGATCGTCACCGGCGGATTCAACGTCTTCCCCCGCGAGATCGAGGACGTCATCTCGGCGCACCCGTCCGTCGCTTCCGTGGCCGTAGTCGGCGTGCCCGACGAGAAGTGGGGCGAAGCCGTCAAAGCGTGCGTCGTCCTTCGCGCTGGTCTGACCGTGGAGACCGAAGAGTTGGTGGAACGGGTCAAGGCAGCAAAGGGTTCCGTTCACGCACCCAAGAGCATCGACTTCGTGGACAGCCTGCCGCTCACTCCGCTGGGCAAACTCGACAAGAAGGCACTGCGCGCGCATTACTGGGAGGCCCAGGCCCGCGCGGTCTAA
- a CDS encoding nitric oxide synthase oxygenase, whose product MDFVRQDELPIGSTPASPLVSSPPVLTDLQRRELECVEFFDSPELSHLPTSRRRDVLRELHRTGTYRQTAEEILIGAKLAWRNHARCVGRAHWRTLKLLDARGAVTAAALAEACWEHLRVSTNGGALQSVVTVGPLPREDGQEYRILSPQLIRYAGYLRDDGTILGDPWHVDLTAQVTAMGWKGAGTPFDVLPVLISVPDEPLQYFDVPTDVVLEVDIEHPDYPWFADLGLKWHAVPAVADMDLDIGGIRYPCTPFSGWYVSTEVGARNFSDTDRYNMLPTVAQHLGLDMSTDRTLWKDRALVELNRAVIHSYRKAGVIMVDHHTVAKQFIDHIAREDKAGRTCPTDWSWVNPPMSSSLTPTFHRLYDEPDLDIRPNFVTKAKKGVCPITG is encoded by the coding sequence GTGGATTTTGTTCGACAGGACGAGTTGCCAATAGGTAGCACGCCCGCTTCGCCACTCGTTTCATCTCCACCGGTGCTGACCGACCTGCAACGACGAGAGCTCGAATGTGTGGAGTTCTTCGATTCACCGGAGCTGAGTCACCTTCCGACATCGCGTCGGCGTGACGTGCTGCGCGAGCTACATCGAACCGGAACGTACCGACAGACCGCCGAGGAGATTCTTATCGGCGCAAAACTTGCGTGGCGGAATCATGCGCGATGCGTCGGACGCGCACATTGGCGCACCCTCAAGCTGCTCGACGCCCGGGGCGCTGTGACGGCAGCTGCTCTGGCCGAAGCATGCTGGGAGCACCTGCGTGTCTCGACGAACGGGGGCGCTCTGCAGTCGGTGGTCACCGTCGGCCCACTGCCGCGCGAAGACGGCCAGGAGTACCGCATTCTCAGTCCGCAACTGATCCGCTATGCCGGATACCTTCGTGACGACGGCACAATTCTGGGTGATCCGTGGCATGTCGATCTGACTGCTCAGGTTACCGCCATGGGTTGGAAGGGTGCCGGAACTCCGTTCGACGTTCTCCCAGTTCTGATTTCGGTTCCCGACGAGCCGCTCCAGTACTTCGACGTACCCACCGATGTGGTTCTCGAAGTCGATATCGAGCATCCCGACTATCCGTGGTTCGCTGACCTGGGCCTCAAATGGCACGCCGTTCCCGCTGTAGCGGACATGGACCTCGATATCGGCGGAATCCGCTACCCGTGTACCCCGTTCAGCGGCTGGTACGTCAGTACCGAAGTGGGCGCCCGCAACTTCAGCGATACTGATCGCTACAACATGCTGCCTACCGTCGCACAGCATTTGGGGCTCGACATGAGCACCGATCGCACCCTGTGGAAGGACCGCGCGCTGGTCGAATTGAACCGCGCAGTTATCCACAGCTACCGCAAGGCCGGCGTCATCATGGTCGACCATCACACTGTCGCAAAACAATTCATCGATCACATCGCCCGCGAGGACAAAGCCGGCCGCACCTGCCCGACGGACTGGTCGTGGGTCAATCCACCGATGTCCAGCTCACTTACTCCGACGTTCCATCGCCTGTACGACGAGCCCGATCTCGACATCCGCCCCAACTTCGTAACCAAAGCGAAGAAGGGCGTGTGCCCGATCACCGGCTGA